The genomic segment TACGCCGGTACGGACGCCGTGCTCGGCCTCGCGTTCACCGGCGCCGGCTTCCTGTATCCCTTCTTTGCCGCCTACCTTGGCTGGCTCGGCGTCTTCCTGACGGGCTCCGACACGGCTTCCAATGCCCTATTCGGCAGCCTGCAGCGAATCACTGCCCAGCAACTCAACTTGAACCCGATCCTGATCGTTGCCACGAACTCGACCGGCGGCGTGATGGGGAAAATGATCGACGCGCAGTCCATCATGGTGGCCTGCGCGGCATGCTATGACGAACCAGAGGAGAGGTCGCATGCGCTTGGACCAATCTTCCGCACCATTTTCTGGCACTCCATCGTCGGAGCCGCGGTGATTGGCCTGATAGCGCTTCTGCAAGCCTATATCTTCCCAGGGATTATTCCGGTAGCACCACTCGGCAAATGAAACGTAAGGAGCAGATTCGGCAAAGGCCAGCCCGCGCCCCGTTATCGGGTCGCATTCACATTTTCGGAAGTAACCTGCCGACGAGCGGGCGCGGCCAGTCTCGGGCATCGCCCGCCGCCGGCGTCAGCCCTTCCCCAGGATTGTCACTGCCTTGTTCGCATCGTCGAGCGAGTCCACCGACACGTAGGCGACAAGCAGATCGAATCGGCCGCGCTGCTGGTGCCAGAAGTCGCCGAGGCAGCGGTGGTGCCAGTGGCCGACGAAGTCAAGGGGAAGGTTCCCGACCTCTATGTCTCGCTCAAGCCGGGACTGGCGCCCTCCCAAAAGATCGCGAACAAGGTCGCGGCCTCGGTGTCCCAGATCGGCGCGATTGCGCGTCCGCATCGCGTCGTCATTGTTCCTGACATGCCCAAGACACGCTCAGGCAAGATCATGCGCCGCGTGCTGGCGGCGATCTCCAACCACCAGGATCCAGGTGACGTGTCAACGCTTGCCAATCCGGAGATTGTAGAGAAGATCAGGGACCTGACGACCTTGTCGTAGAACGGAAGCACATGAAGACCGTGGCGAGGAGTACGCATGGACGCACCTCCTATCGGCTGGCTGAGTACGGCCATCTTCTGCCGGTCACCAAAGAACTGAGTTGGACATTCAACAGTCGGCTTCGATCGGTAAGCGGACGTCCGGTGGCCGGGCATGTATCTCAAGGGATCGGCCTTTGCGGTTGTTCGCCCTCGATGGGCCCCCGACCACGGAGAATGTCTGCTTCCAGGTCAGCTCATTGCTCGCGAGATGACCGATCCATGGAATCGCAATTCGATGCGACCACCGTTTGCTGGATTGCCTACTGTATAACCCGATCCGCGCGCTTGAGCACCTCAGGCGAAACCGTCACGCCGATTTCGCGCGCCGTTTTCAGGTTCACGATGAGCTCATAGCGCTTCACCGTCTCCACGGATAGAGCGCCAGGTTTGGCGCCCTTCAGCACCTTGTCCACGTAAGCTGCCATGTGCCGGATTGCCTCGGTTTGGCTTGCTCCATAGGAGACGAGTCCCCCAGCCGCTACCCTAGACGGGGCAAATAGGGTGGGGAGTCGATTCTTCGCTGCCAGATCCACGACTTCCTTCGCGTGAACGCCCAGTATCGGTTCCTCAAGTACCAGCAAAGCATCCGCATGTTGCTGCTTGATGGCGGCGAACGCTCCTTCCAGATCCGGATTCGGTCCTGCCACTCTGAGTCGCTGCGGCTGCAACTCGAGCGTCCGTGCTTGTCCCTCGGCCGCGTTAATCAAAGCCTCGGAGACGCCTTGATCTCCCAGGATCGCCACACGCTTGAGCCCGGGGACAACTTGCTTTAGAAGTTCGAGCTGTTTCGTAGCTTGCTGCGGGTCAAAGGATGTAACGCCGGTGAGATTTCCGCCAGGTCGCTCCAGATTTGGTACGAGGTGGTCCGCCACCGGATCGACTACGACCGAGAACACTATTGGGATGTCGGTAACCGATTTCTTGGCCGCGCGCGCCGTTACGGCACCTGTCACGGCAAGGACATCGATTTTAAGGCCCACCAGCTCGGAAAAAATTTCAGGGAACCGCTCATAGTGCCCCTCAGCGAATCGCGGCTCGATGACGATGTTCTTCCCGTCGATGTAGCCTAAATCGGCAAGACCTTGCCGGAATGCGTCGAAGAGGGGTAGGGAACGGCCCTGGGGTGCGAGAAACCCAACTCGCGGGATTTTAGCGGGCTGCTGTGCTTCCGAAGGTGGGAGTACGAAACTCAAACTCAGCGTAAGAACCGTGAGCATTCGCTTCAACATTCGAACCTCCTTGTCGAAGGAATTGCCAGCAAAGGCGAGTCGCCGCAAACGACGTCGCGGCGGCAGGAGGAACAAGAGACCATGAAACGATACGCCTGAGTTTGGTCTGCGGTCAATGCGAGGGTAGGTTTCATCCGCGTGAACCGAGTCAGCGGCGGTCGCACGGTTTGATAGGACTTTCCGCTTTCCGCTACCCCACCCATCAATTGCTGTCGGTACTTGGCAGCAGAGTTCGCTGCATCGGAATAATGCTGCTTATGAGGAGGTTTTCATTCTCATCGAAAAAGGTTTGCCGACACGAGTTTCACTCAAAACCTGTCATCGCTGCCATGAGTGGCCAAAGGACTGCAGAGGATCGACTCCGGGCATAGGGCGCTCAACCGGTTGAATCCACACCGACGACTTGCCGCCGGGCAGGAAGCCATGGACGACCGTTGGACGCCGCAAGCCGCCGTTAATGTGGAGGAGGCTGGAACGGCGGTCGTGGGTCGGACTCTGCCCCTCGCCATCTATTGACGACACCCTCCCGCGCAAATCGTGAGGGCGCGTACTATCAAGCTATTTACTTCCCCGCCAACGCGGGGAATTGCGGGTTCGTCACAACCTGCTTGAGCAGTTCCTGCACGGCGGGGCCGAAGGCATCTGCCACGTTCTTGCACGCGCCGGCAGCGGTCCAACTCGTGTCGAACGGATACTTGACAGAGACCTTATAGCCCTTGTCGGCAGTCGACTTCACGGCCATCGTGATCTGCCAGTACGCCGGGGACACCGAGCTGAAACTCAGTTCTTCGATGCGCCCGTCGATCGGCGCACCTTTCACGTCATAGGCTTGAGCCATCAGGAGTTCTTCCTGGAACGCATCCTTGATGTACTGCGATGGTGTCTTGCCCGGCGCCACCTTTACCGGACCATTCAGGCGGCACAAGGGGCTCTCATCGACGCCCGGCGCAAGACCGACCTCGGCGACGCTGACCTTCTTCGGCTGAAGGCTTTGCTGGATGGCAATGACATTGGCGGCGGACGCCTTGTAGGGAATCGAGTTCGTGGTCTCGCAACCAGTCAATACGATGCCACTGGCGAGAATGGTAGCAACCAGCGCAATTCTGCTTTGATTCATATATCCCTTCGCATGTGTTAAAGGCTCGACGGTATGCGTGCCCGCTACGATAAACGGATAGCAGCCAGGATTCCCTAATCCCACCTTAGAGGGGGCGACGCTGCATTCTTCGTATGCCGAAGCCTGGAGCGCCGCAATGCGAAGTTTCCTATCGACGCTTTCCAAACCGATAGCCAAACTTCCCCAGTCATCGCATCACCGATGACCGGGTGTGGCAACCCGAACCGCTCCGATCGACGCCTATCGTGTATGGTTTTTTCGTACACGCTCGCCTCATCAATCCATGGCGGGCCGGATGGGGCAGCCGCAAGGCTGGCCGGTTTTTCGATCGGAGCACCGGCATTGCCACCCCCGTTATCAGGCCCGCCACCCCTCATGTCGCAATGACGGGATGGCCTCTCAACTGCATTTCAGGAGGTCACAATGTCCACCGGCAATACCACAGCGCGCAGTCATCTCACCCCAACCCCAGCGTCGACTTCCCTCGACCTCTCGTCCGCCCTGAACCGCCTCAGCGCCAGCCTCTCCAGCATCCTCTTCCTTCTCGAAGTCCAAAGCGATCACTCGGAAGAAATCCACGGCACCCACTGCCTGCTGGTCATGGTCAAATCCCAGCTCGATCAGCTCTCGGCCGAAGTTTGCTTGGTTGACTGATTTGGCAGTGCGAACCATCGGCACAATTCGCACTGCCGATGGTTCGCCCGATGCGGTTGCAGCCGGGTCCCGATCCGGTCATCCCGTCGCCAGCTTCTTCCCGTTCACCGCAATCTCCTTCCTGAACAACTCCGCCATAGTCTCCGCCGCCAACGACAGCGGCGTATCCCGCAGCGTCAGAATCCCCAGCGTGATCGGCGGCAACGGCATCCGCAACGGCACCCGACTGACTTGCTGCGCATAGGGTTCCACGCCGAGCAGGCCGGCCGGACAGGAAAGCAGCGCATCGCTGCGCGTCATCAGGTTCCAGCTCACGCCAAAGGTATTGGCCTTGATGATGCGTGTCGGCACCGGAATACCCGCCTCCCGCAACTGGTCGAGCATATAGGTGTGGTGACTGCCCGGCGACAAGTGCATCAACCATTCGCAATCGAGCAGTTCTTCCCATTCGGTCGCGTGTTCGAGCGGATGGCCACGGCGGCAGGCGACCATGATCTCCAGCGTCTGCAGCGGCTCGAAGGTGAACTCGCTGCCGATGGCCTGCTGTCCCGGCGCGGCGACGGCAAAGTCGACGGTGCCATCGCGCAGCGCGGGCAGTACCAGCGGCATCATGCCTTCTTCCAGCGTGAGCTCGGCCAGCGGCATGCGCTTGCGGAAGGCGCGGATCACGTCGGGCAGCAGGCTCAGGAAGACCATCGGCGTGACCGCTACCGATACGTGCGCCTGCTTGCCGCCCTGCAACTGGCGGATGTCCTGCCGTGCCAGGGCAAGCTGCGCCTGCGCCAGCCGCGCCCGCAGGGTGAGTTGGTGACCGCATTCGGTCAGCGTCACGCCGCGCGAGCTGCGCACGATCAGCGGCGCATCCAGGTCCTGTTCCAGTTCCCGGATGGCCTTGGTAATGGCGGCCTGGCTCAGGTACAGGCTGCGTGCCGCGCCGCGGATGCTGCCGGTCTCCACCAGGCTCAGCCATGCCTTCAGGTGATGGTCCTTCACGTTGTCTCCCTCGCTTCCCGTTCCGTGAGCCGGGATGTCTTGCGCTTGCTGGCGATGTGACGACAACCCTGAGTTGTCACCATCAAGAATTTAGCGTCTTTTGGCTTTCATTCTATCTGCGTAGCCTTGTTGCGAAACCCATGCCAATGCAAAGAAAACAGCGAGGAGACACATGGAGAAGACGCGCACCCCGACAGAACGACCGGTCGTCACCCGTTTCGCAGTACGGGCAATGGCCGCCCTGGCGATATCAGCCCTATGCACCGCGCCGCTGCTGGCCCGGGCCGAGTGGCCGGAGCGGCCGCTCAAGATGGTGGTGCCCTACGCGGCCGGCGCGGGCGCGGACGTGGCGCTGCGCCCGATCGCCGAGGCGATGGGCCGCGAACTGGGCAAGCCGGTGGTGGTCGACAACCGGCCCAGCGCCGGCGGTATCGTCGGGACCCAGCTGGTGGCCACGTCCGCTGCCGACGGTTACACCATCGGCTACGGCAATATGGTCACGCTGGCCGTCAACCGCACCTTTTACACCAAGCTTCCCTACGATCCGGAAAGGGATCTCGCGCCGATTGGCCTGGCCATCGGCAACGCCTATGTGCTGGTGGCGCGCAAGGACCTGCCGGCCAACAACCTTGCCGAGCTAATCGCATACGCGAAGCAACGCCCCGGCAAGGTGGTGATGGGGTCGCTGGGCATCGGCTCGGGCGCTCACCTGGCGGGTGAGCTGGTGCAGGGCAGTACCGGCATCAAGATGCTGCACGTGCCCTACAAGAGCGGCGCGCAGGCACTGGGCGACATGGTCAACGGCCAGGTCGATGTGATGTTCGACAACGTCTCGGGCATCCAGCAGTTCATTGCCGGCAAGCAGATCAAGGCGCTGGCCGTGACCAGCCTGCAGCGCGTGCCGGTGCTGCCGCAGGTGCCCACCATGGACGAGAGCGGCATCAAGGGCTTCGATGTGGTGGCCTGGGGCGGGCTGGTGGCGCCGGCGGGCACGCCCATGCCCGTCATCCGCAAGCTCAACGCCGCGCTCAACAGGGCCCTGGCAGATCCCGCCGTGGTCAAGGCGAATGCCGCGCTGTCGATCGAGGCCATGCCCTCGACGCCCGAGGCGTTCACCAGCCTGATCCGCAGCGAGGTGCCCCGCTGGGGCGCCACCGTCAAGCGCGCCGGCATCAAGGCCGACTGATTGCACGCTTGCCGCCGCGCCGGACCGGCGCAGGCGTCATCGAATCCATCACATCCACAACCACAACGGACCATTCATGAGCAACGAACTGTGGCGCCTGAGCGCCGTCGATCTCGCCCGGCATATCGCCTCCCGTGAAATCTCGTGCCGCGAGGCGGCGGCAAGCTGCCTGGCGCGGCTGGACGACGTCAACCCCCGCCTCAACGCGGTGGTCGAGGTGCTGGCCGACGAAGCCCTGCACGCCGCCGCCGAGGCTGATGCCATGCTGGCACGCGGCGAGCCGGTGGGCCCGCTGCACGGCGTGCCCGTGACGATCAAGGTGAACGTGGACCAGGCGGGGCGCGCCACGACCAATGGCGTAGCGGCCTACCGCAGCACCGTGGCCACTGCCGACAGCCCGGTGGTCGCCAACCTGCGCAAGGCGGGAGCCATCATCATCGGCCGCAACAATACGCCGGCGTTCTCGATGCGCTGGTTCACCGACAACGCCCCGCACGGCCGCACGCTCAATCCCTACGACGCCACGCGTACGCCCGGCGGCTCCAGCGGCGGCGCGGCGGCAGCGGTGGCGGCCGGCATCGGCCCGCTCGCGCACGGCAACGACCAGGGCGGATCGATCCGCTATCCCGCCTATGCCTGCGGCGTGGCAGGCCTGCGGCCGAGCTTCGGGCGGGTGCCGGCGTTCAACCCGTCCCAGTCGCGGGAGCGCACCATCGGCATGCACATGACCTCGGTGCAGGGGCCGCTCGCGCGCAGCGTGGCGGACCTGCGCCTGGCGCTGGCGGCGATGTCCGCGGGCGATGCCAGGGACCCATGGTGGACGCCCGCGCCGCTGGATGCCGCGCAGCCGGCCAATGCCCATCAGGCGGGTACAAGAGTCGCAGTATGCACCTCGCTGCCGGGCTACCGCGCCGACCCCGAGGTCGCCGCGGCGGTCGCGCAGGCGGCACGGTGGCTGGAACAGGCCGGTTATACGGTCGAGGAAGCCGCCCCGCCGCGCTTCACCGAGGTAACGGAGCTGTGGCTGGCACTCACCATGAACGAGACCAAGGCCAGCGTACGGCAAGCCGTAGAGAACGATGGCGATGACGCGATCTGCCGTGCCTTCGGCAGCATGTACCGGCTGGCCCCGGATCTGGATCTCGTGGGCTATATGGACGCGCTGGCCCTGCGCTCCAATCTGCTGCGCGACTGGCAACTCTTTCTTGCGCAATATCCGCTGCTGCTGATGCCGGTCTCGTGGCAGCGCCCGTTCGCGGTCGACGCGGACCAGCAGGGCGATGCCGCCATGCGCGAAATCCTGGATGCGCAAAGCCCGCTGCTGGCGCCGGCCATGCTCGGCCTGCCGGGCTTGTCGGTGCCGACCGGCATGGCAGGCAGCACGCCGATGGGTGTGCAACTGGTGGCGGGGCGCTTCCAGGAGGCGCTTTGCCTGGCGGCTGGCGAGGCCATCGAACGGCGCGCAGGCTGGTCCGGGCTGGCTGAGATGCGGGCGTAACCGGTCCTGATCGAGGGAGCGCTCTGTGTTCGGGCGGCATCGGATGTGTTGATGGGGATGCGGCGCAGCCATTGATCGGGCGCTTGGCTCCGCCGCGGCCTTCTCCTATACATTCAGATGTTGCCGCGCAGGAGGTGCCCATGCCGCTCGTTGTCCGACCTGCAAACGCTGATGAACTGGTACGCGCCGAGGAGCTTGTTACCCGCAGCATCAACGACCTGACCGTCCGCCACGGTTTCGGGCCGATTGCCACGTCGCGGTCTCCGGATTTCCAGGCGTTCTGTCTCAGGGACGATCCACGCGGCGTGTGGCTGGCCGAGGACGATGGCGAGATTGCCGGCTTTGCGCTGAGCTGGGTTTCCGATCGGCTCTGGTTCCTGGCCGAACTGTTCGTTGCTCCCGGCAGGCAAGGACAGGGAGTCGGCAACGCGCTGCTGGACCGCACCATGCAGCATGCGAGCCAGGCCGGCGCGACCGAAAAGTGCCTGATCACCTTCGCCTTCAACGTTGTGTCCCAGGGCCTGTACGTGCGGCACGGCTTGCTGCCGCGCGTGTCCATCCTTTTGTGCACCGCCGAACGTGAGTCATTGGTGCGCCACGCGCAGGATCCCGCGCTTCGCACGACGCCCATCCAAAACACGGCTGCCGATTTCGAGATGCTGCGCGGTCTCGATTTTGCAACGCTGGGTGTTTCGCGAGAGAAGCACCACCGGTACCTGCTCGCTAATCCCATGGTGGAAGGCATATTCTTCGAAGACGGCGGCGAGCGCGTCGGCTACGCATACGTTGCCGCGACGGGCCACATCGGCCCGTTGGCGGTCATGCATGCGCCCGCGATGCCCGGCGCGTTCCGGGCGGCGCTGGCGATGGCCATCGCCAAGGGTGCCCCGCAGATCTCCGTGTTCGTTCCCGGGACGAGCGAAGCCCTGGCGATCGCAGCGAGCCAGGGAATGCGATTCACGCTGCCGATGGTGCTGATGTCGTGGCGCGAATTCGGCGACTGGACGCGCTATCTCCCGCGGAACCCCGGCTTCATGTGAGGCGGCATTAGCAGCAACTACAGAGCAGGAGTGGCGCGTCGGTCGTCGAACGTCTCTCGAGCAGTTCAACTCGCAACCCGTGGGAGTAACAGGCATGGTCGCAGTCAAATTCGACGATCTTTCCATGGCTTTGGACTTCGTTAGTTCTGCTGCGCCAATGGATCACAACGCGTATGTCTCACTCGATACCGGTCAAGTCTATTGGACTTCCGATTTCGACGACGACTTCGACGACGAGATTCCTGACGACCTTGAAACTTCGGACCGCTACCTTCGCATAAAAACGAGCTCGATCTTGGAAGAAATCTCGCCCTCCGATTTGTCGCACAAGAGTTGCCTGAGTGTTATGAACAGGTTGAAGCATTCTTCCGACGGTCACGCGCTTACGCTTGCTTCAAAGATATGCTGGCGCGCAAAGGCATTCTCGAACGCTGGTATTCGTTTGAAGCCGACTCTGTCGAAAGAGCGCTGAGGCAATGGTGTGCTGAGAACGGTCTGGAGATTCTGGAGTCGTAGCGCCAGTTAGACATAACGCAATGCGGAGCACGCACGCGCCGCCCAGTACGCACCTACTTTAAGCCAAGCGTGAACGGAAGCAGCAGCGCATTCACCAAGAGCAAGCCATAGGCGATCACCATGGCCGCCGGGATGGCGGATTTTGGTCCATCATATGTGCGAGCGCTACGGCGCGTCCACAGGAATCCCGCGCCCATGCCCAGGATGGCAAGGCCGGAAAACAGACTCTCCAGCACAAGCGTGGCCGGACGCAGATTGCCCGGGCTACTGTCGACGCTCTTTGCAGAGCGGCGGGCATCCGCTCCCCAGTCAGCCGGTCTTTCAGAGACGGCGGCGGCGATCGGGCGAGCGGGCTCGATGGGCACTGGCTTGACCGGCGTGACAAGCGGCTCAGTCAACGTCGGCGCTTCCTGGGCGTGCTGTGTCGGCGTAGTAGCCGGCGCCGGCTCACGCCTGACCGGGTCTGGTGTAGCCGTAGCGGCGGGGTGCGGTGAGGCCGGCCGGCCCGGTGTGTTCCGCATTGCATCCCGGTCCCGCCAGAACTTGGCGAACATGCTTTCCAGGCAGCGTGCCGAGTCGCAGGCATCACGCCGCGCGCGCCATGCCGCAATGTCAGCGTCCTGAAGGGTGCCTTTGCGCAACATCCGCTGCTGCTCGGCGTAGATACGCTCGTAGCGCCCCGACAGCGTGGCAGAGTCGCAGATCAGGTGGTGCTGCTGGCGCGTGCGCGGGCGGGCGCCGTCGGTGGCAAGCGTGCATCTTGTTCCGGCGCCTTCCGGGTCCTCGCAGTGAACCGAAGATCCCCCGGCAGGTGACTTACAGGCAATGTCCGAGGCCCGCGCGCCGCTGACAGCGGCAAGGCCAATGGCGAAGCCAATGGCAACCATCGCGGCCACGCGCGCTATGACCCTCTTCATGTTGATTCCCCATCGAAGCGGCCCGAGGCTTCCAAGCTAGTCAAAAGTCGTCGGCTACCCAAGTACGCATTGCAATGCGCGTGGGGTAGGACACTTACTGCTGGTTCATCGAGGGAAAAATGCTCGCTGTCCGTCTCTTGCCGGCGCAATCCGGCATGTGTGGCGGGCCTGTCGATGTGACGTCCAGGCTGGCCATGGACTTACCCGCATTTAGTGCAGAGTAATCCTTGCCCGCAGTGAGCAGGAATGTTCGGATCACTTGGCCAGCCAACCGGGGACTTTGATCGCGCAGGCAAATTGGTCCTGCGCGTACTAGCTTCTACGGATCTCGTTAATCTCTGCGGCCTCGAGCTCCGCGCTGAATTCCCCATCCCTGGTAGCAATCAATGCCTTCGGCGCCAGGGGAATCAGCGGCAGGATCAGCGCGTACACCACCGTGGTTGCGATCACGCAGTAGGTAAATCCGTGCGTCGCGTCGCTATTGTAGATCCAGGATCCCAACAGATCGCCGGCGCGCGCCGAGAGCGCCAGAACGCCATCCACCAGCATCATCAGGGTTCCTTGCAGGCCCGGCGGACAGGACCGGATCGCTAGATCGAAGTACGCCGCCGTGGCGATACCGCCCATCAATCCTATCGGCGCCGCCAGGACAAGGGCGAGATCGGCCGAATGAATGAATGCCAGCGGAATCATCTGTGGTATCGCGATGATCGTTCCCCACCACAGCAGCTTGTCCAGCGATACCCGCTTGCACAGATAGCCATACAGCAAGAACGTTGGAACGAAGGCGGCGGCAAAGATGCCGTTGTAGTACGAGTAAATCGCATCCGACGCATGCAGCGTATTGCTCAGGTAGAACTGCAGCGGCGTGGCCGCGCCCGGCGCAAAATTCCATAGAAGGCAGATGAGAACCGCCGGGTAGACGGCCTTATGCTTTGCCAGCCGCCTGACATTCCCCAAGAAATCCGTGCTGCTGGCCTGCGGCTTCTCATAGAGATGGCCGAAGACCGAAGCGGGCTTCCATAGTGCCAGCACGGCAATCAACAGATTGAGCGACGCGACAAGGAAGAAGGCGTCCTTCGCGGCAAGATGGTCGGACACATAGCCGGAGGCCAACGCGCCAGCAACAACCGGAACGGAGCTGATCACATTCAACAGGGCGCTCAGGCGTCCGGACATGAGCTTTTCCTGGCCAACCAGGGCGACCAGCCCCTGGTACGCCGCGGCGACAAACCTGGACGAGACCATGGCCAGCATCATGCCGGCGAGCAGTCCGGCATATGAGAAGCCTGAAAACGCCATCCAGGCGAGTGCGGCCGCGGTCGCGGGAGCGAAGATCAGGAAGAAGCCGCGATCCCGCAATCCCAGCGGGTTCCATTGGTCACGCGCCAGGCCAAAGGCGAATGCCACGTACACGGGGATGCCCGTCAGCAGGCGGAATGTGGAGATCTGCGTCGCCGTCGCATGCAACTGGTTCTTGAGTATGTAAGAAGCCTGAATATCGATCAGGGCGCCGCCCGGCGTAGCCAGATAGATGAACAGGGTCATCCAGCCGAAGTACTGCAGGGTCCGGTAGCTGCCTTCAGCACCATTGCGACCGGAATCTGCGGGCATGTTCATATTCTCCGGACTGTCGGCGTGCCGGCCCGTGCTAGGCGAGCCACCCCAAGGCATCGGCGAGCGAGAGCACGGTTGTGCGTGAATCGAATGCCGTTGAAAAAAGATGATCGTGCACGACCTGGTCCGGGTCGTAGCAGCAGTCCTTGACGGTGAGCAAGCGGAAGTCCGCATCACTCGCATACGCGACCGACGACAGCACAACACCGGTCGACGCAATGCCCGCCATGATCAGCGTATCGATCCCCTGGGCGGAGAGCCTCACCTGCAGGTCGGTGCCAAAGAACACGCTGGCACGATGCGCGATGATGAGAGGCTCCGTGGCCTGCCGGCCGAGTTCCGGCGAGATCTGGTCGTCGACGAAAAGCCCCAGCTCCTTGATCCCCTGTCCGTTCCGGTTCAACGGGCTGACTTCCGGGTAGCCCGGACTG from the Cupriavidus sp. WKF15 genome contains:
- a CDS encoding ABC transporter substrate-binding protein gives rise to the protein MLKRMLTVLTLSLSFVLPPSEAQQPAKIPRVGFLAPQGRSLPLFDAFRQGLADLGYIDGKNIVIEPRFAEGHYERFPEIFSELVGLKIDVLAVTGAVTARAAKKSVTDIPIVFSVVVDPVADHLVPNLERPGGNLTGVTSFDPQQATKQLELLKQVVPGLKRVAILGDQGVSEALINAAEGQARTLELQPQRLRVAGPNPDLEGAFAAIKQQHADALLVLEEPILGVHAKEVVDLAAKNRLPTLFAPSRVAAGGLVSYGASQTEAIRHMAAYVDKVLKGAKPGALSVETVKRYELIVNLKTAREIGVTVSPEVLKRADRVIQ
- a CDS encoding DUF1484 family protein; amino-acid sequence: MSTGNTTARSHLTPTPASTSLDLSSALNRLSASLSSILFLLEVQSDHSEEIHGTHCLLVMVKSQLDQLSAEVCLVD
- a CDS encoding LysR substrate-binding domain-containing protein, whose product is MKDHHLKAWLSLVETGSIRGAARSLYLSQAAITKAIRELEQDLDAPLIVRSSRGVTLTECGHQLTLRARLAQAQLALARQDIRQLQGGKQAHVSVAVTPMVFLSLLPDVIRAFRKRMPLAELTLEEGMMPLVLPALRDGTVDFAVAAPGQQAIGSEFTFEPLQTLEIMVACRRGHPLEHATEWEELLDCEWLMHLSPGSHHTYMLDQLREAGIPVPTRIIKANTFGVSWNLMTRSDALLSCPAGLLGVEPYAQQVSRVPLRMPLPPITLGILTLRDTPLSLAAETMAELFRKEIAVNGKKLATG
- a CDS encoding tripartite tricarboxylate transporter substrate binding protein encodes the protein MEKTRTPTERPVVTRFAVRAMAALAISALCTAPLLARAEWPERPLKMVVPYAAGAGADVALRPIAEAMGRELGKPVVVDNRPSAGGIVGTQLVATSAADGYTIGYGNMVTLAVNRTFYTKLPYDPERDLAPIGLAIGNAYVLVARKDLPANNLAELIAYAKQRPGKVVMGSLGIGSGAHLAGELVQGSTGIKMLHVPYKSGAQALGDMVNGQVDVMFDNVSGIQQFIAGKQIKALAVTSLQRVPVLPQVPTMDESGIKGFDVVAWGGLVAPAGTPMPVIRKLNAALNRALADPAVVKANAALSIEAMPSTPEAFTSLIRSEVPRWGATVKRAGIKAD
- a CDS encoding amidase family protein, giving the protein MSNELWRLSAVDLARHIASREISCREAAASCLARLDDVNPRLNAVVEVLADEALHAAAEADAMLARGEPVGPLHGVPVTIKVNVDQAGRATTNGVAAYRSTVATADSPVVANLRKAGAIIIGRNNTPAFSMRWFTDNAPHGRTLNPYDATRTPGGSSGGAAAAVAAGIGPLAHGNDQGGSIRYPAYACGVAGLRPSFGRVPAFNPSQSRERTIGMHMTSVQGPLARSVADLRLALAAMSAGDARDPWWTPAPLDAAQPANAHQAGTRVAVCTSLPGYRADPEVAAAVAQAARWLEQAGYTVEEAAPPRFTEVTELWLALTMNETKASVRQAVENDGDDAICRAFGSMYRLAPDLDLVGYMDALALRSNLLRDWQLFLAQYPLLLMPVSWQRPFAVDADQQGDAAMREILDAQSPLLAPAMLGLPGLSVPTGMAGSTPMGVQLVAGRFQEALCLAAGEAIERRAGWSGLAEMRA
- a CDS encoding GNAT family N-acetyltransferase, which codes for MPLVVRPANADELVRAEELVTRSINDLTVRHGFGPIATSRSPDFQAFCLRDDPRGVWLAEDDGEIAGFALSWVSDRLWFLAELFVAPGRQGQGVGNALLDRTMQHASQAGATEKCLITFAFNVVSQGLYVRHGLLPRVSILLCTAERESLVRHAQDPALRTTPIQNTAADFEMLRGLDFATLGVSREKHHRYLLANPMVEGIFFEDGGERVGYAYVAATGHIGPLAVMHAPAMPGAFRAALAMAIAKGAPQISVFVPGTSEALAIAASQGMRFTLPMVLMSWREFGDWTRYLPRNPGFM
- a CDS encoding GntR family transcriptional regulator, translating into MVAIGFAIGLAAVSGARASDIACKSPAGGSSVHCEDPEGAGTRCTLATDGARPRTRQQHHLICDSATLSGRYERIYAEQQRMLRKGTLQDADIAAWRARRDACDSARCLESMFAKFWRDRDAMRNTPGRPASPHPAATATPDPVRREPAPATTPTQHAQEAPTLTEPLVTPVKPVPIEPARPIAAAVSERPADWGADARRSAKSVDSSPGNLRPATLVLESLFSGLAILGMGAGFLWTRRSARTYDGPKSAIPAAMVIAYGLLLVNALLLPFTLGLK
- a CDS encoding MFS transporter, whose amino-acid sequence is MPADSGRNGAEGSYRTLQYFGWMTLFIYLATPGGALIDIQASYILKNQLHATATQISTFRLLTGIPVYVAFAFGLARDQWNPLGLRDRGFFLIFAPATAAALAWMAFSGFSYAGLLAGMMLAMVSSRFVAAAYQGLVALVGQEKLMSGRLSALLNVISSVPVVAGALASGYVSDHLAAKDAFFLVASLNLLIAVLALWKPASVFGHLYEKPQASSTDFLGNVRRLAKHKAVYPAVLICLLWNFAPGAATPLQFYLSNTLHASDAIYSYYNGIFAAAFVPTFLLYGYLCKRVSLDKLLWWGTIIAIPQMIPLAFIHSADLALVLAAPIGLMGGIATAAYFDLAIRSCPPGLQGTLMMLVDGVLALSARAGDLLGSWIYNSDATHGFTYCVIATTVVYALILPLIPLAPKALIATRDGEFSAELEAAEINEIRRS
- a CDS encoding isochorismatase family cysteine hydrolase, with protein sequence MESAADTRGVTTQLPALVPAQTALVVMHYQTDIMALFPSVAPTLLSNTRRLCDAARARGVSVYFAKIHFSPGYPEVSPLNRNGQGIKELGLFVDDQISPELGRQATEPLIIAHRASVFFGTDLQVRLSAQGIDTLIMAGIASTGVVLSSVAYASDADFRLLTVKDCCYDPDQVVHDHLFSTAFDSRTTVLSLADALGWLA